The region TTGTCAAGACGTATACTTTTGTATAGTGTTGCCTCATTGATTAACCgctataatattcttttcaatGGTTCTTTTCATTCTTCCTCTTTAGCAGCTTTagaaaaactgtttttttcgTCGTAATGACCGCACGCTGTACCAATAACTGGCAACGCCTTGTAAAAATTACGTCGCTGACGTTAAACTGTCATCGAAACCGGATACACATTTCTGCCGCTGGATACAGAGACAAATCCCATCCTCTCTATTGTGTCGCTGACGCgtattctgaaatattttgtaatacgtTACATTTCAAGCCGCAACTGGCAATTATAAGTTTATCATTAGCTCGCCGCTATCTTTCTCGTATCAGATTAAAACACCATGTTATTTTCGGTCTATTTCAGATAGGGGCAAGACAACTGGACATGCACATGTGTTCCGATAATCTTTTCCTCCCGCGATAGCCAATCCACGAAGTCGCGGGTCACATTAAACGGAGGAGACAGGTGGTCGGTCGCGTTATTCATCGATTACAGGTTTCACTACGTTCAATATAGGTCAAGATCAGAGCTTGATCCgcgattaactttaatccAATCCGACGGATTGTGACGGACGTTAACACGGAATATACTGAACTGTTAAACGTTTATAGAAAACGAAcctcgtatatatattattcagaGATAAAACAAACACGAGAAGAATAACACGTCTTTATTCGCCGTCTTTCTTACTTCCCTCGACTCCTTGAAGAGCATCCCTACATTCCCTACGGCCAAATATTCGAACTTTTTAGTCAGTTAAATTCTAGTAGACCGTATTCTCTTTTGCGcagaattctatttatatctgTGCTGCGTTGAATTTAGTTAGTCGGATATGAAGGTCGTATGTGTAATGGAAAATGCTATGGATATCACTATTTGCCATATTTAGAACAGAATGCAAGCCACAAGAGAATAAGAATTTCATTTCCACaacgtataaataattcatgagaataaaaacttttttcttaaaatttaaaacggTTTTTTTCCACGCTCAGAGTTTAATGTGGTAGATGTTGCACGTTTTccaatatattatgtattcttctaatatataaatcgtCCTGCCGTTGAATAGTTTCCAACAGTATGTATTAtctagatttaaatattttcggcATACTCATTATATCTGTGATTGCAATTAGCACGAGTAGAACATAGCAACTACGATATCGAGTATCTAGAATGTGTTAGTATCCGAGATATAACtgaaaaatagttttataatttaagtaaaggAATCATTATCCCTTGCCGCTATCTCTTTCTCAATTACCATCTCTTTCGACAAGATATTAAACTCATGTAGTTACTAAACACTGACATTAGCGATTATTAATATCCATAGTTGTAGGAATTAAGACTTGTATGTAGATATAGTGAATGCAATACAAATGCTACATAGGCTCTTCATTATCTCAACCAAGAAATGTGCTGTATGCTTAAATTTTACCTGAGGAACGTGTGTGCTTTTATCACAACCTGTATCGCCAACCAGAACCAAGGTCTAGCAAGATCTATAActccaataaataaataatatgatcTTTGTTTTTGAGTATTGGCAGTAATGGCAGTCATCAACGTTGCATGTCGAACACAAGCGAATGATGcgcattgtaaaaaaattatgtcgacgAGTAGGCATCAATATCAGGCTTATCCTCCCGCCACGTGCTGTAtcctaattaataaaattactcgaTTAGTGACTGATTTCTCACAGCTTTTGAACTGCAAATCAAATAGGACTTTCAtgcatatgtatttttttaaattaaaccgTACAAGTTGATTGAAACGAATTGTCAAATTGCAAACTGCCTTTCATCCGAAATGGCAGTTAGATAATTGTTATTCATTGATGTACCCCAATAATTcacacaatataaaaattgaagcaGCTTgatttaacgaaataaatatattgattgaATAACATAACCTTACCCGGCTTGGAGAAAAGCAGCCGAAACATCTTTGGAAGAGTTTAAAACAGCTTTGATGTAAGAGCAGTTATATTTGTGTGTATTACTTAAAATAGGAAGGTATATATTGTACGAATAAAATGGACGTAAATGCAACTGCATATCAATAGTATGGAAGTACCTAGGTCTAATGTGTACAAACAACAGCAGGGTTGATGACACCAGATGTGAGATGACACTTGCACGGTAGATGGCTCTTGCCATTGTTATTTTACACGTGCGtcaatatttacttttttatcatCATAAGTAGTTCTGAATGCagcaacaatttttatatcctgACGCAGAAGTTTATTTGCAATTCTACACTCCACGCGTATGTTATATGTGATGCACGTTATACACAGTATGCattattgtttcaaaatatagtgattataaatatatgcccattttttaaaatcaactATCCTAAATCTTGTTCACGACGCGTCTGATAATGACTTATTTATTCTGGTAGATAGTACGTTGCTTCAGTTTCTTGTCCCCCGGTCGTTGTCAAAAGCTTACAATGCCAACTACGACAAGGTATGATACATAAGTAATATTTGTGAATAttgaagtatatatttttcttaaggaatttaattataaagctctttattaattcaacgaatatatttaattgcgatTTTCTTATAGCAGCCTGTTTTAAAGTTTTCACACCATTTACATATACGTGTATTAATGGACGTTGTAATCAAGTCTTACAAAAtgttagttttaaaatttatactaatttgatttaataatatctatcaTTTTTACAGGAACATCCCCCCACGCAAAATCTTATTTCAGAACTATATCAGCAGTTTTATGCAGTAATACTTGTTTTAAAAGCTTGATTGTCGTATACACAAAACTGTTATTACAGTATAGAcattcattaaaatttctgtCCTACAAAGATAAGATCTACATAATTTCTTCTGGTTCTTCTGGTGTTGAAGATATCAATGGAACAGATTTGGAATTCTTTGCCAAAAAAGAAACTGAAGAAGTCAGAAAtgcatttcattatttacgTGTGTGTATTTAAGAAGGCGTGCAAATACTGTGATAGCAACACTATTGTAGCCTGAGGAAGAAGTCAGGCTCACCTATCCcaagataataaaatgtatacctTTAAATCTTCTCTTCAAATCCACTGATagttaatttcaaattgataatgatataaaacTGTTCGATTTACGTAGAGATATGGAATCAAAAAGAGGATAGAGCATAGTGTTACGGGGGAAATCTTAACAACAGAAACTATTTTACTATCGCATGTTgcaatgaaatttatttaacggtctttgtcttaaaatgtcttctttttctttttataagacGGGATAATGCGTATGATTATTTGCTCGATATTGCAAATGAAACAATGTAGATTAGATCCGTGGATAACTCCAAATGATTATGAATTAAAGTACCAGGCAAATAGTACATTATAGGATAGctagtaattttaatacaaaattaatttttctgtcaTAATTCTATGTATCTCTAAGctatgtacatttttgtttacattaagcgtatacatataaaaattaaaaagtaaatatacaatttaaatcaTAATCACATATTCCACATAGGTATATCCACTACTGTATGTGTAATatgtctataaaatataaatagtatgaatattttcaaatatctatGTCAAATGGTGCAAATTGTTTCCTAATCTTCTTTGCTAGCTCAGTTTCTTCTTCTTGGCTCATATGACAATCTTTCCAATCGGATCTATCGTTGATATCTAATATCCTATCGGATGCTAATACTTCTCTACCAAATTGTAACGGAAAGTCTTTCTTAATCCTATAATACAAGATAGTTCCATCCGGTAATTCTGCATAGAAATATAGAACTCCAGGATTAGCGATCTGCTGCAAATCTGCGTGCGGTGGCAGCTccgatattttgaaattgttaCATTCGGCTAGCTCCTGAAAAACAGAAATTTACACAtttaagacaaaaaataaaagatacgtTAAAGTCtctaatgaaaaaaaaggaggaaaaataCCTCGAACATTTCCTTCAGTGCGGACGCTTGGTTTTTATGAACAGGTACTGCTTGCAATTGACAATGGgacgttttaaaatttctctCGAAGAACACAGGTACTCTGTTGGTACTCTCGTAGTATTTGGTTACGGCTTTCTTGTAGAGATCCATCTCCTCCTTCACATTTTTCGGCAGAATCGATAGGCTCTGATGATGCGTTATTGGTAGAATTAAGAAATGATCCTCCACCAGACCGCCCTTCGCTAATGCCAAGTAGATCTCTGTACCGACGGAGATCACCAGGTGCTTGGACACCACCGGACTGGATAAACAAAACCAGCACTTTGATTGATCAAATTCCAGCTTCGCCTTCTTATTGCCGCTGTTCTGATGCCGCGATCTCTTCGCATTGTCTTTCGAATCCATGTCGTAGAAAAATTGCGTGTGGGCCTGCTTTTGCGAAGTCGGATCATCGGACAGCATAGATCTAGGATACGGACTCGACGTCTCGTCCGTCGTTTTCATAATTAGATCTGACAGCCTGGTTCTGTCGACGGGAGTTAAATTCAACGCGTACAACCATTTCTTTTTCTGGTCATTCAGTACCGGAGCAAGAGCTATAAACCTAGTGGCTATCTCCATATTTCCGTCACCCTGGCTTTGATTTCTGCAACaaagaaatatcatttttacagcaattttgtatttgtttTCAGAAACTTTCCTGAATGACGAACTTACCGATACGGCAGCCGTTCGTAATAAATCCCTTCCAAGGCCGACATGTGATACCTGGGTTTGATGTGAGTAGCGAGCCAGGCGATCAACTTGGAACCCTCGTACTTGTGTTCCGGCTTGTTAGGGTCAAGATTGGTCACGCCTTCCGGCCACGGAGATGTCAACAAGATGTCAACCCCGCGAAAACTCGGTTGGCCCTTCAAGCAACTGTTTCTCACCGACACAACATCCTGCTCGTCGAAATGAATGGCCTTATTCTCGGACGAGGCTCTCTCAGTTCCACTGAGATACGCTATCTTGAGGCCCGAACTGGCGGTGTACAGACCACGCTTCCCGAGATACGTGAGATTCTGACATATCTCGCATCCGTCCTCGTCGGGATAGTCCTCCACGTCCGACTCCCGGTTGGGACCGATGATGTACGTCGGCACCGGGATGGTTTTCTCGCAGGACTTGTACGAATCCAATTCGGAGTTGTCCGCGCCGTAGAAATTGCCGACGCACAACAAGAAATCGAATGGGCCACTTTTCTTGTTGATAGCGTCCACTTTGGAGAACAGGAACTTGAAGTGCCCCTCCACGTCCCCGCAAATGAGAACTTTCTGCTTGTCACTCATCtctaacaataaaattctaataactTATGTCTTATGTTAATCACAATCAACGGTCATCGATTTccctttattttttctttttttttgaggtTAGGTTCCTCGTTGGTTAGGAGCGTAGACGTCTTCAACCCTGCCTTTGGGTCATACAGCGCATATATTTTGCGAGAACTATCTTCTGTACtatataatcttcttaatctttttcacaaaattgtaAACATGTATCTTGTATGTACCAGCATCGATTTCCTCAGATAGTTTCAGGTTGTTTTTAGGGAACGGCTCTCGCTTTTTCCTGTGTTATTTTTCCAAAAGGAACACTGTACTCACTATtgctttgtaaaattttagttaaattatttgGCGAGTATCGTCTCAATTACATTCTGGAGTATTTCCGTAGTATTGCGTAGTATGTTTTCGCGGAGAAAAACTCCGGAGTCCGGAGTGGACACATGCGACATGCTCGCGTTTCAACTTGTGGCGCCTCTATGAGCACAAACGTATACAATAATGTGCGTCAATTCGCTGACAAGTTATGGCAGCAGCCTGACTTATCGGCCTGATTTACGCGCTGGGTCGATAATGACGAACGCGGATGAGATATACAAGGTGTCTGGTAATTATCGTGCGATCTCTCGtgggtatacatatatgtaaataggTCGAGCGTAGAGCAAGT is a window of Temnothorax longispinosus isolate EJ_2023e chromosome 1, Tlon_JGU_v1, whole genome shotgun sequence DNA encoding:
- the LOC139821564 gene encoding CWF19-like protein 1 — translated: MSDKQKVLICGDVEGHFKFLFSKVDAINKKSGPFDFLLCVGNFYGADNSELDSYKSCEKTIPVPTYIIGPNRESDVEDYPDEDGCEICQNLTYLGKRGLYTASSGLKIAYLSGTERASSENKAIHFDEQDVVSVRNSCLKGQPSFRGVDILLTSPWPEGVTNLDPNKPEHKYEGSKLIAWLATHIKPRYHMSALEGIYYERLPYRNQSQGDGNMEIATRFIALAPVLNDQKKKWLYALNLTPVDRTRLSDLIMKTTDETSSPYPRSMLSDDPTSQKQAHTQFFYDMDSKDNAKRSRHQNSGNKKAKLEFDQSKCWFCLSSPVVSKHLVISVGTEIYLALAKGGLVEDHFLILPITHHQSLSILPKNVKEEMDLYKKAVTKYYESTNRVPVFFERNFKTSHCQLQAVPVHKNQASALKEMFEELAECNNFKISELPPHADLQQIANPGVLYFYAELPDGTILYYRIKKDFPLQFGREVLASDRILDINDRSDWKDCHMSQEEETELAKKIRKQFAPFDIDI